A DNA window from Desulfatiglans sp. contains the following coding sequences:
- a CDS encoding GxxExxY protein, with protein sequence MIQTTIGVHRILDPGLFESAYEQCLTYKLKPKVINFKLQHGLHVAYKGIKLDCGQKRDLYVPRLKEGIKRYVS encoded by the coding sequence ATGATACAGACAACGATTGGAGTTCACAGGATTTTAGACCCCGGCTTGTTTGAATCTGCATATGAACAATGTCTGACCTATAAGTTGAAACCGAAAGTTATTAACTTCAAACTACAGCATGGGTTACACGTAGCATATAAGGGTATAAAACTTGATTGTGGACAAAAGAGAGATCTCTATGTACCGAGGCTTAAAGAAGGAATAAAGAGATATGTATCATAA
- a CDS encoding nucleotidyltransferase domain-containing protein produces MDKTEVIKKLKKYKKLLSKNMMFDQMVLFGSYATGNNREDSDIDVAVIVDKIEGDYFSTRPLLWKLRREIDDRIEPVILDKNHDESGFLKEILKNGIQI; encoded by the coding sequence ATGGATAAAACAGAGGTTATAAAAAAACTTAAAAAATATAAAAAACTCCTTTCAAAAAACATGATGTTTGATCAGATGGTTTTGTTTGGATCCTATGCAACAGGTAATAATAGAGAAGACAGCGATATAGACGTTGCAGTTATTGTTGATAAAATTGAAGGAGATTATTTTTCAACCAGACCTTTATTATGGAAACTAAGAAGGGAAATTGACGACAGAATTGAACCTGTTATTCTGGATAAAAATCATGATGAAAGCGGATTTTTAAAAGAAATATTAAAAAATGGAATTCAGATATAG
- a CDS encoding HEPN domain-containing protein: MSSQVNYWKELSEYDLETAEAMLKSKRYLYVGFMAHQAIEKILKSYFVKIHADTPPYSHSLSYIAKKAELYELLSEKQQDFIDLLEPMNIECRYPVHKEELLKTLTDEKCIEILKDTRELQIWIKQRL, encoded by the coding sequence ATGTCAAGCCAAGTAAATTATTGGAAAGAATTGTCAGAGTATGACCTGGAAACAGCGGAAGCAATGCTGAAAAGCAAAAGATATCTTTATGTCGGATTCATGGCTCATCAGGCAATCGAAAAAATACTCAAAAGCTATTTTGTTAAGATACACGCTGATACACCTCCATACTCGCACAGTCTCTCATATATTGCTAAAAAAGCAGAACTTTATGAGCTTTTATCAGAAAAACAACAGGATTTCATAGACCTGCTCGAACCAATGAATATTGAATGCAGGTATCCAGTTCATAAAGAAGAATTACTGAAAACATTAACCGATGAAAAATGCATAGAGATTTTAAAGGACACCAGGGAACTTCAGATATGGATAAAACAGAGGTTATAA
- a CDS encoding GlyGly-CTERM sorting domain-containing protein (This protein contains a GlyGly-CTERM protein-sorting domain, as detected by TIGR03501. These domains are found at the C-terminus of secreted proteins in organisms that possess both rhombosortase, which is an intramembrane serine proteinase (see TIGR03902), and a type II secretion system (T2SS). In at least some cases, such as VesB from Vibrio cholerae, cleavage by rhombosortase is followed first by attachment of a glycerophosphoethanolamine-containing moiety, then by transport by the T2SS across the outer membrane and release into the medium in soluble form.): protein MSLFSLLILALFYYLRKR from the coding sequence ATATCACTATTTTCATTACTTATTCTAGCCCTCTTTTATTATCTTCGAAAAAGATAA
- a CDS encoding beta-lactamase family protein, with translation MEATAHETITPEKALSMLQDQLQMFLTTIKEQTGIPGISLGLNIGSQKITANVGTISIDSDITMTDNTHFQLGCISKLMTALVAAELITAGKLDPDDPIGKYLDELRGTERGKDIQIWHLLSHTSGYSEVDISDPGVSYYYSWPKFVEYLNTATQLFKPGTVFNYIHSESVILGEIVKRITGNDIFDLYNEIIIKPLKLTTGSIKSNQRGDISYAIDHKFNSETMKVEPLKSIPMGDFWSASLNSLTMSTQDILTLASTICGISKPPSGISEKALQFVQKQVIKVPRTYGSSMSEQVAVAFGAGCAFYRGWIYGLNGSARSQTTGLRFDPHNKIAMVISLNMWKPFLRDSIINYIFGRLRGQSIETSHQEPFEMSLSELAGTYIGSKGLQVIVTCEDDQIIISKQVKKSQPVRFVMKKDEKGILRVQSDMQHFSIGFFHEPESGIDGLMLGPNAFRKQ, from the coding sequence ATGGAAGCAACAGCTCATGAAACAATAACTCCCGAAAAAGCATTAAGCATGTTACAAGACCAGTTGCAAATGTTTTTAACAACTATCAAGGAACAAACCGGCATTCCGGGTATTTCTCTTGGTTTGAATATAGGTTCGCAAAAAATTACAGCCAATGTGGGCACGATCTCAATCGACAGTGATATCACAATGACTGATAATACCCATTTTCAATTAGGCTGCATATCCAAGTTGATGACGGCTTTGGTAGCAGCGGAACTAATAACCGCAGGTAAACTCGACCCTGATGATCCTATCGGCAAATATCTTGATGAATTACGCGGAACAGAAAGAGGTAAAGATATTCAAATATGGCACCTGCTTTCACATACAAGCGGATATTCAGAAGTCGATATTTCTGATCCCGGTGTATCATATTACTACTCATGGCCAAAGTTTGTTGAGTATCTAAATACTGCAACGCAACTTTTTAAACCCGGAACTGTATTCAACTATATTCACTCAGAATCTGTGATACTGGGAGAAATAGTTAAACGTATAACAGGCAATGATATTTTTGATCTTTATAATGAAATAATCATCAAACCTTTGAAACTAACAACAGGCTCCATTAAAAGCAATCAGCGTGGAGATATATCATATGCCATTGATCATAAATTTAACTCTGAGACTATGAAAGTCGAACCTTTAAAATCTATACCTATGGGAGATTTTTGGAGTGCATCATTGAACAGCCTTACCATGAGTACGCAGGATATTTTAACTCTTGCATCAACTATCTGTGGTATTAGTAAACCCCCATCAGGCATATCTGAAAAGGCATTGCAGTTTGTTCAGAAACAGGTTATTAAAGTTCCTCGAACATATGGAAGCTCTATGAGTGAACAGGTCGCTGTTGCATTTGGTGCTGGATGTGCTTTTTATCGTGGCTGGATTTATGGACTGAATGGTTCGGCTCGAAGTCAGACAACAGGTTTACGTTTTGATCCACATAACAAAATAGCAATGGTAATAAGCCTTAATATGTGGAAGCCATTTTTACGAGATTCAATCATAAATTATATTTTTGGTAGATTGCGAGGACAATCAATTGAAACTTCTCACCAAGAACCCTTTGAAATGTCCTTAAGCGAGTTGGCCGGGACTTATATTGGATCAAAAGGCTTACAAGTTATTGTTACATGTGAAGATGATCAAATTATAATTTCAAAGCAAGTTAAAAAATCACAACCTGTGAGGTTTGTAATGAAAAAAGATGAAAAAGGTATTCTTCGTGTGCAGTCTGATATGCAACATTTTTCTATTGGCTTTTTTCACGAGCCTGAATCCGGTATTGATGGCTTAATGTTGGGACCGAATGCATTTCGAAAACAATAA
- a CDS encoding addiction module protein — MKFSLPLKEMSTSEKIAAMEMIWDDLLKDPESIPSLEWHADVLKERELRVSEGKSSFIDFSKVKERIRKRRKNKLS, encoded by the coding sequence ATGAAATTCTCACTACCTTTAAAGGAGATGTCTACTTCAGAAAAAATCGCTGCTATGGAAATGATATGGGATGATTTATTAAAAGATCCTGAGTCAATTCCGAGCCTTGAATGGCATGCTGATGTTTTAAAAGAAAGAGAATTAAGAGTAAGTGAAGGCAAATCATCTTTTATTGATTTTTCTAAAGTAAAAGAGAGGATCAGAAAAAGGCGTAAAAATAAATTATCATAA
- a CDS encoding type II toxin-antitoxin system VapC family toxin, which translates to MLLDTHIFLWWLFDDRKLPINIREYIQDIDNAIYVSAASVWEISTKYRLGKLPEASEVAKDVSKWVLQAGFQPLNVTLEHAQLAGSWDVSHRDPFDRMLAAQAKLEQIPLATIDVAMSQFPIKIINN; encoded by the coding sequence ATGCTTCTGGATACCCATATATTTTTATGGTGGCTTTTTGATGATAGGAAGCTTCCAATTAATATCAGGGAGTATATTCAGGATATTGATAATGCAATCTATGTTAGTGCTGCTTCGGTATGGGAGATTTCTACAAAATATCGTCTGGGAAAGCTTCCCGAGGCATCAGAAGTTGCAAAAGACGTCTCTAAATGGGTATTGCAGGCAGGATTTCAGCCATTGAATGTAACATTGGAGCATGCCCAACTCGCAGGGAGTTGGGATGTATCTCATCGTGACCCCTTTGATCGTATGCTTGCCGCTCAGGCTAAGCTGGAACAAATTCCTCTGGCAACTATTGATGTTGCTATGAGCCAATTCCCAATCAAGATTATAAATAATTAA
- a CDS encoding type II toxin-antitoxin system Phd/YefM family antitoxin, whose protein sequence is METVNINEAKVNFSKLLARVNSGEEIIIARSGKPCARLIPFNKEKKRVPGIVEGKVTDAFFEALPDEELARWE, encoded by the coding sequence ATGGAAACTGTAAATATTAATGAAGCCAAGGTAAATTTTTCAAAATTGTTGGCTCGTGTAAATTCTGGAGAAGAGATAATTATAGCAAGGTCAGGAAAACCCTGCGCTCGACTGATTCCGTTTAACAAAGAGAAAAAAAGGGTTCCGGGCATAGTTGAAGGCAAAGTTACAGATGCCTTTTTTGAAGCGCTTCCAGACGAAGAATTGGCCAGGTGGGAATAG
- a CDS encoding acyl--CoA ligase, translating into MDSIVKRLIQKGSPFELQDAVINGIPCKIFPHGPKTLQDVFIKAASFKQNEFIVDGEVRLTFNQTIEKAKYFAFILKIQYGISKGDRVALLMKNSAEWIIAFIAIHMAGAVSVTIHADSTKETVVEALQITSCKSVICDKANIEKLDAVNLKCSVILFSSIKQDNEMKTDITASPVCEFTKSDPDDEALISFTSGTTGTPKGVVLSHRNMTTGLMNMMLGGYMMSYRAPKKAPGAQANNQNMQPCSILLSPLSHIGGFSSIMLMCYLGGKIVLMNRWDTARAASLIEKEKVRSINGASVDMIRELLRSESTTESLKTLTNLNIHGTALNRNFIKEVTGTIPSMNIGTGYGMTETCGSISNVTSAELMDNPNWAGPILPSVEIKVVDDAGEQLQKGELGEICIRGAMIMQGYISDSDISKDVIKDGWLKTGDLGYRDADENLFVTDRIKDIIICNNQQISANELERMAGDHPMVDEAVVLGMPDSERCEAIVMAVLPKNNQQIDKASFKQELCAMLHEYSDNIKINMVDRLPRTTSGKVNRNELRRQITLMV; encoded by the coding sequence ATGGATAGTATTGTAAAACGCCTTATACAAAAAGGCTCACCCTTTGAACTCCAGGATGCAGTAATAAATGGTATTCCATGCAAAATATTTCCACATGGACCTAAAACCTTGCAGGATGTTTTTATAAAAGCCGCTTCATTTAAACAGAATGAATTTATCGTAGATGGTGAGGTGCGATTAACATTCAACCAGACCATTGAAAAGGCAAAATATTTTGCTTTCATTTTAAAAATTCAATATGGCATATCAAAAGGAGATCGGGTTGCCCTGTTGATGAAAAACAGCGCTGAATGGATTATCGCCTTTATAGCAATTCATATGGCAGGGGCAGTATCAGTTACTATCCATGCTGATTCTACAAAAGAAACTGTTGTAGAGGCTTTACAAATAACAAGCTGTAAATCAGTAATATGTGATAAAGCGAACATAGAAAAACTGGATGCGGTCAATTTGAAATGTTCTGTTATACTGTTTTCAAGTATAAAACAGGACAATGAAATGAAAACAGATATTACTGCTTCACCGGTTTGCGAATTTACTAAATCAGACCCGGATGATGAAGCCTTGATTTCATTTACATCTGGTACAACAGGCACACCAAAAGGTGTTGTACTCAGCCACCGAAACATGACAACAGGGTTGATGAACATGATGCTTGGCGGGTATATGATGAGTTATCGTGCTCCTAAAAAGGCACCAGGGGCACAGGCAAATAATCAAAATATGCAGCCATGTTCAATATTGTTATCTCCCTTATCCCATATTGGCGGATTTTCCAGTATTATGCTCATGTGTTACCTTGGTGGGAAAATAGTTTTAATGAACCGGTGGGATACAGCCAGGGCTGCCTCACTTATTGAAAAGGAAAAGGTAAGATCAATAAATGGGGCCTCTGTGGATATGATAAGGGAGTTGCTGAGATCAGAGAGCACAACTGAAAGTCTAAAAACATTAACAAACCTTAATATACACGGGACTGCATTAAATCGGAATTTTATAAAAGAGGTTACCGGTACGATCCCATCAATGAATATTGGCACAGGTTATGGGATGACAGAGACATGCGGATCAATCAGCAATGTAACCAGTGCTGAACTGATGGATAACCCCAATTGGGCAGGGCCGATATTACCGAGCGTTGAAATCAAGGTGGTTGATGATGCTGGAGAGCAACTACAGAAAGGTGAATTAGGTGAAATATGTATAAGAGGTGCAATGATTATGCAGGGTTATATTTCTGATTCTGATATCTCCAAAGATGTTATCAAAGATGGATGGCTAAAAACCGGCGACCTGGGATATCGGGATGCAGACGAAAACCTTTTTGTTACTGATCGTATTAAGGATATTATTATTTGCAATAATCAGCAAATTTCAGCCAATGAATTAGAGCGCATGGCAGGTGATCACCCAATGGTTGATGAGGCAGTTGTATTAGGAATGCCTGATTCAGAAAGGTGTGAAGCTATAGTGATGGCAGTTTTACCAAAAAATAATCAGCAAATTGATAAAGCAAGCTTTAAACAGGAGTTATGTGCCATGTTGCATGAGTATTCTGATAATATAAAAATAAACATGGTTGATAGATTACCACGAACAACTTCAGGAAAAGTAAACAGGAATGAATTAAGGAGGCAAATTACGCTGATGGTATAG
- a CDS encoding peptidase domain-containing ABC transporter: MDGIIFKSGRSLPTIIQTEHSECALACLAMMSGYFGHKIDIITLRNKYSVSQHGVTLKDVIKIAEKMNMSSRAVRVEIDEIAKLKMPAILHWDMNHFVVLKKISKNKVIIHDPAVGIRDITLKELGKHFTGVALELTPTKDFKEEDEVKKLKISQLWTRASGLKRGIIQVLILSLLLELFGVTSPYFTQLVIDDVLVSRDIELLKILIIGYFLLVLIQTVTGVLRSYVVMHFTTKLGFQWAVNIYRHILKLPLEYFVKRHIGDIVSRFGSNRNIQNFLTSSIIAVILDGLMVIITMVMMLIYSRILSIIIFVAVIFYAIIRLSTYRWIRNRTEEQLVAAAKENTNFMENITAMQGIKLFGKETDRLSVWQNYFVDVINTGLRVQKFGIWIGVVNGFASSLRSVLILYIGAKAVLDTELSIGMLMAFTSWGGSFMGRALSLLDTAIQYRLLDVHLTRLADIVYTDVEQKMEGSGVPSINVSSKPIIEVKDLAFRYSEDHPFVFSNVNFTLENEETVAIIGPSGCGKSTLLKLLSSLYQPSHGEIMMYGMDIKKIGFQHFRSKVSVVMQDDRLLTGSISDNICFFDSTPDQEAIERAADLAAIHKEIMAMPMQYNTLVGNLGVALSGGQVQRILLARAIYKKPLLMFLDEATSHLDVDNEKLVNAAVKELKMSRIIVAHRPETIKLADRIFQMAPQGLIPVIPEQLDFYEGKLFD, translated from the coding sequence ATGGATGGAATTATCTTCAAGTCCGGACGATCTTTACCGACCATAATACAGACTGAGCATTCTGAGTGCGCACTTGCCTGCCTTGCCATGATGTCAGGCTATTTCGGGCATAAGATCGATATCATCACCTTAAGAAACAAGTACTCTGTTTCGCAACATGGTGTTACATTAAAAGATGTAATTAAAATAGCAGAAAAGATGAATATGTCTTCCAGGGCAGTAAGGGTTGAGATTGATGAAATAGCAAAACTCAAAATGCCAGCCATATTACACTGGGACATGAATCATTTTGTAGTACTTAAGAAAATATCAAAAAATAAAGTAATTATTCATGACCCTGCTGTAGGGATCAGGGATATAACACTCAAGGAACTCGGAAAACACTTTACCGGGGTAGCCCTTGAGTTGACCCCCACAAAGGATTTTAAGGAAGAAGATGAAGTAAAAAAATTAAAGATAAGTCAGTTATGGACAAGGGCATCAGGACTTAAAAGAGGTATAATTCAGGTTTTAATTTTATCTTTGCTGCTGGAGCTATTCGGAGTCACCTCTCCATATTTCACACAACTGGTAATAGATGATGTTCTTGTATCAAGGGACATAGAATTATTAAAAATACTTATCATCGGCTACTTTTTACTCGTATTAATCCAGACAGTTACAGGCGTCCTTCGCTCTTATGTTGTTATGCATTTTACAACCAAGCTGGGTTTCCAGTGGGCTGTTAATATTTATCGTCATATTTTAAAACTGCCTCTGGAATATTTTGTAAAACGTCATATAGGTGATATTGTTTCACGTTTTGGTTCAAATAGAAATATACAGAATTTTTTAACATCGAGCATCATTGCAGTAATCCTTGACGGGCTTATGGTCATAATAACCATGGTAATGATGCTTATTTACAGCAGGATTCTTTCAATCATTATTTTTGTGGCAGTTATATTCTATGCAATTATTCGTCTCTCCACATACCGATGGATCAGGAACAGGACAGAAGAGCAGTTAGTTGCAGCCGCTAAAGAAAATACAAATTTTATGGAAAATATCACAGCCATGCAGGGCATCAAGCTGTTCGGTAAAGAGACAGACAGGCTCTCCGTATGGCAGAATTATTTTGTGGATGTCATAAATACTGGACTCAGGGTTCAGAAATTTGGCATATGGATAGGGGTTGTTAATGGATTTGCCTCGAGCCTGAGATCAGTACTTATACTATATATTGGCGCAAAGGCTGTTCTTGATACTGAATTATCCATTGGTATGCTCATGGCCTTTACATCATGGGGCGGATCATTTATGGGGAGGGCCTTAAGCCTTTTGGATACAGCCATTCAATACCGCCTGCTGGATGTCCACTTAACAAGGCTTGCTGATATTGTTTATACAGATGTGGAACAGAAAATGGAGGGTTCAGGAGTCCCTTCCATAAATGTGTCATCCAAACCAATTATTGAGGTTAAGGATCTGGCATTCAGGTACTCTGAAGATCACCCGTTCGTTTTCAGCAATGTAAATTTTACACTTGAAAATGAAGAGACAGTCGCCATTATAGGCCCATCCGGATGCGGGAAATCCACATTATTAAAGCTATTATCGAGCCTTTACCAACCATCCCATGGTGAAATTATGATGTATGGGATGGATATAAAAAAGATCGGGTTTCAGCATTTCAGGAGTAAAGTCAGTGTGGTTATGCAGGATGACCGCCTGTTAACAGGTTCCATATCCGATAATATATGCTTCTTTGATTCAACACCTGATCAGGAGGCTATTGAAAGGGCAGCTGATCTTGCTGCAATCCATAAAGAAATAATGGCAATGCCGATGCAGTATAATACACTGGTAGGAAATCTTGGGGTAGCGCTGTCTGGTGGTCAGGTTCAGCGGATATTGCTTGCAAGGGCAATATATAAAAAGCCTTTACTTATGTTTCTTGATGAAGCTACCAGCCATCTTGATGTTGATAATGAAAAACTGGTGAACGCTGCTGTTAAAGAATTGAAGATGAGCCGTATAATAGTAGCGCACAGACCTGAAACAATAAAACTTGCAGATCGTATATTCCAGATGGCGCCACAGGGGCTGATCCCGGTAATTCCTGAACAACTGGATTTTTATGAAGGTAAATTGTTTGATTAG
- a CDS encoding HlyD family efflux transporter periplasmic adaptor subunit produces the protein MTLPLFRKQAVDHQRERLYGEIILTQPVSYYVLSGFLVLITIIAIIFLVGHNYARKEKVSGIIVPQQGMVTVFPPQAGILAKLNVTEGVYVKENVELFSILIDQRTNGGEYIGQKIMEELNFQEDFLRKRLKIEQERVETEIAAQEAEAKRLKTEIGRLKEVISIQNETLEIEQNNYDKTKTMLSEDYISSSDVETFYRKYLDQKQQAQSLAMRLEEAIANLENIPLHIKALKVNSAREISNIESQTSEIAKQLAQVEGQRQLIFTAPVAGRITSVVANVGQRMNPNVPMFSIIPEGSQLQANLFLPTRSIGFMEMGQQVNISYEAFPYQKFGTYSGKINQIAKSVIMPGELASGLSFKEPVYKVVAELEKQQILAYGKELPLKPGMMLSADVTLDERTLFEWLLEPLYSLRGKI, from the coding sequence ATGACATTACCATTATTCAGAAAACAGGCAGTGGATCACCAGAGAGAAAGGCTATACGGTGAGATAATTCTGACTCAACCGGTCTCATATTATGTTTTATCAGGCTTTCTGGTACTCATAACCATTATTGCAATTATCTTCCTGGTAGGACACAACTATGCCAGAAAAGAAAAGGTCTCAGGTATCATAGTGCCGCAACAGGGCATGGTAACAGTCTTTCCGCCTCAGGCAGGGATACTTGCTAAACTGAATGTGACAGAGGGTGTGTATGTAAAGGAGAATGTTGAATTATTCAGCATCCTGATTGATCAGCGCACTAATGGTGGTGAGTACATCGGCCAGAAAATTATGGAGGAATTGAATTTCCAGGAAGATTTTCTCAGGAAAAGACTAAAAATCGAACAAGAGCGGGTTGAAACAGAGATTGCAGCACAGGAAGCAGAGGCAAAAAGACTGAAAACCGAAATAGGGCGACTGAAAGAGGTAATAAGTATTCAGAATGAGACACTGGAAATAGAGCAGAATAATTATGACAAGACAAAAACAATGCTCTCCGAAGATTATATTTCATCCTCAGATGTTGAAACCTTTTACAGAAAATATCTTGACCAGAAACAACAGGCACAATCGCTTGCAATGAGGCTGGAAGAGGCAATAGCAAACCTTGAAAATATCCCGCTCCATATTAAGGCTCTAAAGGTCAACAGTGCTCGTGAGATTTCAAACATTGAGAGCCAGACATCAGAAATTGCAAAACAATTGGCCCAGGTTGAAGGGCAAAGACAACTGATATTTACAGCGCCAGTTGCAGGTAGAATTACATCTGTTGTAGCAAATGTGGGCCAAAGGATGAACCCGAATGTGCCCATGTTTTCCATAATACCGGAGGGATCACAGCTTCAGGCCAATCTGTTTCTTCCAACACGATCGATCGGTTTTATGGAAATGGGTCAGCAGGTAAATATCAGTTATGAAGCATTCCCTTATCAAAAGTTCGGAACCTATTCCGGTAAAATAAACCAGATAGCAAAAAGTGTTATTATGCCCGGTGAATTGGCATCAGGGTTATCATTTAAAGAGCCTGTATATAAAGTTGTGGCAGAACTGGAAAAACAGCAAATTTTAGCATATGGGAAAGAGTTACCGCTAAAACCTGGTATGATGCTCTCTGCTGATGTGACCCTTGATGAACGTACATTATTTGAATGGCTTCTTGAACCGCTCTACAGCCTGAGAGGAAAAATCTAA